TCAGAGTTTTAATCCGCCAACCATGGGCTGGAGTTCATGGAACACTTTTGCGTTGAACATTAGTGAAGACATCATCAAAAGTCAGGCCGATGCGATGGTAAACACAGGATTGGCCGACGCTGGCTACAAGTACATCAATATCGATGATGGTTTCTGGGATGGTCGTGGCCGTGACGGTAAACTGATTCTGAACACTAAATTGTTTCCCAATGGCATGCGTTTTCTAACCGACTACATTCATGGTAAGGGACTGATGGCTGGTATTTATTCGGATGCAGGCGATAACACCTGTGGCTCTGGAAATACTAAAGCTGATGGACTGAACGTGGGTTTTTACGATCATGAGGATGAAGACTGTCAGTTATATTTCGGTGATTGGAACTTTGATTTCATCAAGGTTGACTATTGTGGTGCTGCCCATTTGAACCTGAATGAGCAAATCCAGTACACCCGTATCAGCGATGCTATCAAGCGTCAGGAACAGGTACTTGGCAAAGATATTGTTTTCAATGTATGCCGTTGGGCTTATCCAGGAACTTGGATAAGTGACATTGCTGATTCATGGCGTACTACCGGCGACATCTGGTGCGACTGGTCGTCGGTTCGTGACCTTGTGAAACAGAATCTTTACATTCAGGCTTATACAGGTGGTGGTCACTATAATGATATTGATATGCTTGAGATCGGTCGTACACTGAGTCATGATGAGGAAGTTACCCATATGGCTTATTGGTGTATCACCAGCTCACCTCTGCTCATTGGTTGCGACATGACAAAGATTCCTGAAGCTTCGCTGAAATTGCTGAAGAACAAAGACCTCATTGCCATGAACCAGGACCATCTTGGTCTCGGCGCACCCGTTGTTCAGCGTCTGGCCGATGTATATGTAGTGGCAAAGGATATGGAGCAGCTTCATGGCAACAAGCGAGCTGTGGTAGTGATGAACTTGAGTGATACTCAGCGCGCAATTCAGTTGGATATCAATGCTCTTGAAATTGGGGGCAATTTCAGACTTCATGACTGTCTGACCGATACCGACACAGAATATGCCGAGGGTCAGAGAGTGACAGTCACCATACCTGCCCACGGCTCGCAGGCCTACTTCATCACAGGTACACGTTTGGATCGTACTCGCTATCAGGGTGAGGAAGCTTGGGCCAATAAGTATCAGGAAATAAATGGCTTCCCCAATGCCCGTCCTATGGAGTCGGCTTCTGCCAATCTTGGCGCTTATATGGGATGGTTGGGCAATCTTACTGGCAACTATATGGAATGGCGTAATGTCTATAGCACCACCGGTGGTCGCTACAAACTGTCTATCCGTTATGGTTCTGCCGAAGACCGTGCACTCCAGATTCATGTGAATGGTGAGGATAAAGGTTTCTACGACAAATTGAACACTGGCGGTTGGGACGATAAGTGGAAGACCCTCGATGTAGAGGTGACACTGAAGCCTGGTTTCAATACCATCCGTTTGGGCCATCCTGTAGTATTCTGTCCAAACATCGACTACATGGATGTTACCCTCATTGAACCTGATCAGTCTCAGGCTGTCAACGCACTAAACATTCAGCCTACTGATTCACGTGTCTATGATTTGAACGGTCGTCAGCGTACTGACAATTTCTCAGGCATCGCTATCGTTGATCACAAAAAGGTGGTGCGCAACTAACCCCTCGCACCTCCTGAGATAACATCACTTAAAACGCCCAAATCTGTTTCGGATTTGGGCGTTTTTCTGTTTTATAATTGTTATACAAAATTAATTGTTGATTTCTTCTAAATGTTTGTATATTAGTTGATTGTGATTGTTTTGTTTCAAAATGGTCTTATACATTTTATATGTATTGTACGCGTGTACGTGAAAAGCCTTAACTTTGTCCGAAGAAAACCTAAACAATTTTTTTTATTACTAATTTCAATCACATGAAAAATTTTACCTCATTACTCATGACGACTGCCCTGTTCTTTATGGGGACAGTATCGTCGCAGCAAGCTTTAGCCATTGAACCCGTTGATGGTGTTTATCAAATTGGTTCTAAGCAAGATTTCAAGGAGTTTGCAGAGATTGTAAACCATGACGGACGTGCCCACCAGTTTCATGCAGTGGTCACTGCAGATTTTACGGTCGATGAACTCGTGATGGTAGGAGCACCGAGCAATGCTTTTGCCGGTTCGTTCGATGGTCAGGGCCATACCATTACCGTTAACTACGACCAGCAGACCGGTGGCTATGATGGAGAGTGCGGACTGTTCCGTCGCATCAACGGCTGTACCATCAGAAATCTTCATGTTACAGGTCAGATTACTACCAAGGGTCTGTGTGCCGGTGGTATGGTTTCTGGCATCTGGCAGAAAGCCCTCATTGAAAACTGTGTTGTGTCAACCACGATTAACGATACCCAGAGTGGCGACGGTACCCATGGCGGTATAGTGGCACGTATCAGCGATAAGAGCGATATTGTGATTCGCAACTGTGTGTTCGATGGCTCAATCCAGGCCCCTCAGCGTGAAGGCAGTGGCGGTATTCTCGGATGGCCCGACAATGCCAGCACTCAGGTGAAGATTGAGAACTGTTTGATGATAGGCCAACTGAACCTCAAGAAGGGTAGTGACAACGACCTGATTGTCCGTAACTCAGCCACTGTCACCAACTGCTATTATGTGGATGCCCAAGGCCTGAACAATTCTAAGAATGCCAATAAAGTTCTTGATGGTCAAATGGCCAGCGGTGAGTTGTGCTTCCTGCTGAACGGTCGTCAGAGTGATACCCCCGCTTGGTTCCAGACCATTGGTACCGATGCTATGCCATCTCCTCTGGCAGAGGGTATTGTCTATGCCAACGGTCAGTTGAAGTGCGACGGTACGCCCAAGGAAGGCAGCACCGTCACCTATAGCAATACCGATGGTGCCGAGCGTGATGACCACAATTTTGAGCATGGTATTTGCACCGTATGCCAATTCGTTGACCGTACCTATCTTACTCCTGCTACAGACGGCTATTATGAGTTGGCTACTCCCACAGACCTGCGTTGGTTTGCCTGTTTTATCAACAGCAGCGACAATCGTGCCGTCAATGCCCGCCTTACTGCCGATATCGACTTCACCGACTATCAGCTAATGATTGGTGATGGCGATGAAGACTATAGTTATCAGGGTATCTTTGACGGTCAGGGACATCGTGTAAAAGTGGCCTATACAGTGAGTCAGAAGAATGTAGCCCTTTTCCGCTATCTGCGTGCAGCAACCATCAAGAATCTCATTACAGAGGGAACCATTCAGAACGAAAGCAACCCATGTTCTGGCGGTATTTTTGCAGGTTCTCGTTCAAATACTGTTGTAGAAAACTGTGTCAGCTACATCATTTTCAACCGCACCACTGACGGTGATGCTACCATCGGTGGTATCGGTGCCTATATGCACGACCACGGAATCATTCGCAACTGTGCTTTCCTTGGTGCCGTCAATGCTCCTTCAGCTACAGGCAATGGCGGTCTGCTCGGCTATGCCAATGGTGCTAATGATGTGCGTATAGAAAACTGTCTGGTCAATGCTTCTCAGTTCATGTTTAGTGGCAACTCCGTTTCTTTGGTACGCAACTGCAGCAATGTTGTCAACTGCTATGTTGCCAGCTGCGGTTCAGCCACTCAGGCTGAGGCCCTTCCTGTTACTGCTTCTCAGCTGGCTTCTGGCGAGCTCTGCTTCCTGCTCAATGGAAAGGTGAGCGGTGGTACTCCTTGGTATCAGCTCATTGGCACCGATGCTACTCCGTTGCCTATTGTGAAGGATGGTGCGTTGGTTTATGCTGTTGGTGATGCTAAGTGCGATGGTACTTTCAAAGGCGATGTGACTTTCTCAAATACTGAGGGTGCAGGATCAACAGATCCTCATACCTTCACCGATGGCATTTGCGAAGTATGCGGTGCTCCTGATACAGAGTATATTCAGGCTGATGGAGAAGGTTTCTATCCACTCGATGAAGCCAAGGACTTGGTATGGTTTGCTGCTATCGTAGGTCAGGTAGATGGTTCTGTGAAAGGCATGCTGACCGCCGATATCGATTTCAAGGACGTTGACTTCACTGGCATTGGTACTCCTGACTCTCCCTATACAGGCACTTTCGATGGTCAGAACCATGTGGTGAGCAACTTGATGCTCGACAATCAGGCAACCGAACAGCCTGCCGGTTTCTTTAATAATGCAAAGGCTGGTGCGGTGATAAAGGGCTTCACCATCGACAACACTTGCTATATCGTGGGTCATCACTATGTGGCAGCCTTTGTAGGTCAGATTTCCGGACCTGGCGAAATCACACTCGAGCGTCTGGGCAATGAGAGCGATGTAACCGCATGGAATCAGAATGCCGGTGGTATTCTGGGCTGCAACACCGATGGAAGTCTGAAAGTGCGGATGATCAACTGCTACAACACGGGTCTCATCAGTTCAAACAATGAGAGCGGCGGCGTCAGTGGCTGGCTGGGCGATAATGCTGTGCTGACCAACTGCTACAACATGGGTACAGTGATGGGTGAGAATAGCAAGTCGTTTGCCCGTGGCAACAATATCACTGTCAACAACTGCTTCGATCCTGTCTCCACTCTGACAGGCCAGTCTTTGCTTACACCTATCGAGGACTTTACCAATGGAAACGTCTATACCAAATTGGCTGAGGCCGCTCCTGGAGTATGGTTCCTCAGTGCCAAGGAAAATGGCTATCCTGTGCTGCGCAACACTGGTATCACCACTGGTATCGAGAGTGTTCAGTCGGCCCGTAATATGAAAAGCGAAGTCTTTGATTTGCAAGGACGCCGCATTGCACCTTCGCAAATGAAGAGCGGACTGTATATCATGAATGGTAAGAAGGTGGTGCTGAAATAGCATCACACCAGCATTGTTCACCTTCCTGTTTTGGAAGGTGAATAATGTTTTCTTATTTTTTTTGAGTGTTTTCTTACTTGATTATTGTTATACAATTGTGCAAACGAAATTTTTATAATTAGCTAAAAATCAATAGATTTGCATTCTGTTGCATTGATTTTTGATTATACAATCTATAATATCTGATTTCTCTATGCACAAAATGCACTATTTTTGTATCTCGAATAGCACTTAAAACTAAAACCTATAAATATAACTAATATGAAAAGACTAAAACAATTACTCATTTCATCCCTAATACTTGGGGGGGGGCATTTTTGGTAATCAGGCCTGGGCGTTGGAACAGGTAAATGGTGTCTATCAGATTGGAACGGCCGATGAACTCATCGAGTTTGCGGGTATTGTCAATGGTGGTGCAACTGGTGCCAATGCCGTACTTACGGTAGACATTGACATGACCGATAAGTCATGGACACCGATAGGTAGTATTTCAAAAGTCTATGAAGGAACTTTTGATGGTCAAGGCTATCGT
The sequence above is a segment of the Prevotella sp. E9-3 genome. Coding sequences within it:
- a CDS encoding carbohydrate-binding protein, translated to MKTKFLMAALMACSCCVSNAQSFNPPTMGWSSWNTFALNISEDIIKSQADAMVNTGLADAGYKYINIDDGFWDGRGRDGKLILNTKLFPNGMRFLTDYIHGKGLMAGIYSDAGDNTCGSGNTKADGLNVGFYDHEDEDCQLYFGDWNFDFIKVDYCGAAHLNLNEQIQYTRISDAIKRQEQVLGKDIVFNVCRWAYPGTWISDIADSWRTTGDIWCDWSSVRDLVKQNLYIQAYTGGGHYNDIDMLEIGRTLSHDEEVTHMAYWCITSSPLLIGCDMTKIPEASLKLLKNKDLIAMNQDHLGLGAPVVQRLADVYVVAKDMEQLHGNKRAVVVMNLSDTQRAIQLDINALEIGGNFRLHDCLTDTDTEYAEGQRVTVTIPAHGSQAYFITGTRLDRTRYQGEEAWANKYQEINGFPNARPMESASANLGAYMGWLGNLTGNYMEWRNVYSTTGGRYKLSIRYGSAEDRALQIHVNGEDKGFYDKLNTGGWDDKWKTLDVEVTLKPGFNTIRLGHPVVFCPNIDYMDVTLIEPDQSQAVNALNIQPTDSRVYDLNGRQRTDNFSGIAIVDHKKVVRN